From Erigeron canadensis isolate Cc75 chromosome 5, C_canadensis_v1, whole genome shotgun sequence:
TGATGTTCTTCCGAATTCAACGAAATAAAACACTCAACCAAATTTTCAAGCTCTTCAACACCAAATATTCCTTTTTCAACAATCATGTCCACCATTGAGACCCTAAAATCTTCGTATGGATCATTTGTATCTTTCGCCACAGCAAATCCATTCAATGCCACCACATTGCCGGAATCTGAAGAACCCGATCGCCGGGAAAACAGAGTATTTGTTGTTTTAGTTTCACTttgattatcatcatcatcttcactaCTCCACCAGCTATGGTAATAATTATCTGTAATTGATGAAAAGCTTGCACTATTTCTTCTTTTTCGATAATGGGGTTTCTTTTTCCGGTCTCTTTTTGATGTTTTTTCATGAAATTGAGAAGCAGGGGAAACAGAGTATTGTCGCCGGCGATCTGGGATCGCCGGAAATTGGGTTTGTACGAGATGGGGTTTGGGTATAATGGAAGAAGATGAATGTGGTTGAGGTTTAGGTGAGAAGAGATCAATGAGACGGCGGTGACGGCGGGTTTCTGGGATGAATGAGTGGTGGTCGGAGACGTCGGAAGTGTCTTTTGGCCGGCAGGAATTGAAGGTGGATTGTAGGATTTTAGAGATTTGTAATTTGAAACGATTTTCCATTGGTGTAGAGAGAGTTTGTGAGAATATGCTTTGgaattaaatttgaaaaatactaCTAACTTGGTATATATATTACAGAAAACTTACTTTCAAAATTGCCTATAAATAGTAAGTTTCTTTTTAAAGTTAGGCAGATTTTAAAGTTTCTTATAAATAGCTAGATGACTTAAAAAAttctaaattaaaattatattaagggttttgttaaacgaagCCCTAAGGGCGTTCTAttaggtgcattaattagttgtacatttaccataaaatttaggagtgatcttttaatatggaaatgtacaatctttttatgcacattaagtGAAGCCAtaagggctttgtttagcattttccttatATTATTGACTAAGGTCTTGGTACATATGAGCCTGTTTGTTTTTTAgaccattaagtgactgaattgataagtgactgaatggatatATAATGTCTGTATGGGTTAAGTCAATAcggttgtttttttgtttattaagtcaaaaaacaaacacgtttgatgacttaatggattaagtatctttgattaagtcatgacttagtATATTAAGTCCTAAACAAATGCTACCATAgtttaaatgaaatttgataaattagaatgaattttatttttagtgtGTATGATTGTTTAAAGCTGAAGCAATTTCAATATCGTTAGAATTTAACTATTTCTTGATACGGCAGAATCTTCATTCCTTCGAGGtgataaaataattttcattcCGTCCATCATTTAAatctataaaaacaaaaaatattccGTCaggtttttttatttcaaattttattgACATATTTCATTATTTCCAAATAACTCTATGACGGTGTAAATCTTaaattcatttttcttattaagattgaattggaagcttAAACTAGCTTATAGTAATCATTAGATTTTTATCTAGTTGAGTTGCATAACCTTTAAGGATGGAAATGAAGGTCTGGTTGACTAACATTAAGAAAATTAAAGGTTGagttaattgaattattttatGTTAAGACGTTTTTGTTTGAATATGCTTTTTTGCTGTTTCCATCTGAATTATTTGTCCATATTTCACCGAACCTGGGAAAAAGTAACTTCTACCAAGTTGTACGTAGTGCATTAACTCTCGTACATACAGATAGAAAGTGATGGAATCGCAAATTATTTATGTCGTTTGTAATTAGAAAATTATATTCAGCTATTCGTGGGTGATTTGTTATGGAtaatttttcatgaattttaagtatttaagcatacatatggttattaacttattattaaaTGAATGCAATACTTTTAATATATCCAGCTTTTAGATTAggtttatataaaataactctTTGATGTCAAAGTAATCACGACGAATAGTCATTGACTTTACGGAAAGGCTAAAAAATAGAAcccaaaaaaaagtaaaataaattccCTTAACTAAAAATCAATCGATCAAAATACTAAATAGATGTACCGAAATCAAGTTGGAAATTTACAAGATACTCAATCGATCAAAATACTCCTAATTTTCCGtccattcaccattgaccgagcCATGTATGGTAATgccctgcaaatagcaaaaaaaaaatggaaagagCTGATAAGTTCTCTTAATGtgtttctatatatttaatccaattttaaaaaatatatcccAAACAAATGAACAATAGGAATCGAATAAACATTTTTGCATACAGATCCAGGAAATTATTCTAGATAAAAAGGGGACCCAACCAAGGACATTTCATacgtcgatcaaatgattttatcggctaatgcaagaaagataggagaaaaaaattcttgataaaaaaaatagtcgagccaaaaaccttgcaaaaccatctcctgttgtgttaaagcttaaataaacgtggatcaaagggttttatctaaaagtattatttaaatttgatatcatgtttttcataagatccgaagtatatctgtcatacacaaactaaaatgatgaattatccaccatgctaaataatcatactaaaacattcaacaccatctcaatatgtagcatttttCCCTGCTAGAATAACAGCGGCTAAAAAAtaacaccattaatgagctagtttcaaaacagattcaaaataatcatagtcgatatattaaaataatcataatcttacttatagcaaaattcgactttttatttaaaagcttatagaaaaatataattgtaaatcttaagtatataccattaatgagctacttttaaaacgatatcaaaataatcaaagtcaatatattaaagtactTGGGaacctactcatagcaaatttagactttatatttaaaaggttatagaaagatataatcgtaaatcctaatAGTTAATATTggttataaatacaaattttaatatataatatttagattagttaagtcatatcacaacttaatcaatgcgaaaactaaagaaaaacatacaaaaattaactctatataaatattgattccaatttacccttttttttccaactttagttaaataaaatttttacagtttcttatattctaaaagtgtatactatataatttaaaaaatacataccaattcatcaactaAAACcatctcgaatgttttgattttcttctggTTGTTCTACtctgaaacagtccatacatgcacaacacggagtcgtaagtgatggttaacatgtgttggcttaagatcttcaagatgaactaatgtgatcatattttttgttgttgaagaaaaagacatatcgaacctataatggacaacaaactaatattaaagaattaataataacaataacataataattcaatgttaaaaaataataatacgtaatgattaattatgtgcaaagtatataaaaagaaaaacccttttgtagttgagcgtaacttctttttttgtaatcgtacgtgagttatattatagattaccaataaaaccgaaaagtgtaaatttatatatctttaaattgggtgaaattgtaaattggtgatagaaaatcaaaaagtgtaatttaattattttaagtgtaaattggtgatggaaaatcaaaaagtataattaattatttttaaattgggttaaagtgtaaattggtgatgaaaaatcaaaaagtgtaaggtaattatttttaaattggattaaagtgtaaattggtgatgagaaccaaaaaatgtaaattaattattttagattggggttaaagtgtaaattggtgatgaaaaaacaaaaattgtaaattaatttagattaatattaaaaaattagaggattaataaggaagAAGAATTAGACTCAAGAAGGTAAATTAGggggttaaaatgtaaattggtgatagaaaatcaaaaagtgtaagttaattatttttaaattggattaaagtgtaaattggtgataggaaaccaaaaagtgtaaattaattattttgattgaggttaaagtgtaaattggtgatgaaaaaccaaaaattgtaaattaatttagattaatattaaaaaattagaggattaataaggagggatGATTAGACTCAAGAAGATAGATTAgaggtgccaagtgtacccccaaccccctcttttaattatattttagatagatagatatacttgtgcatcaattttatattCTCGTGTTTTCATATGAATctttatgtattaattttattttttttaatcattattctatataaaaattttatcatttttgttttactttaatatttgttttattaaaacaatttctCCATATATACATTAAGATTTTTTAGAGATGAATACGTGAATAAATTGTTTGATGTTGAATATTTAATGGACATTTGTTTTTCTGTTGAAATCAATGGAAAATATGTGGAACTTAAATATGTAtgatttcatactcatatagcTTATGCGAgactcaaagtctcaaagtcatTGTCATGAAGTTCATgtccttattaattattaattttgcCTTAATATCACATGGTTGGTTCATGAAATCATAAAATCACATCCAAAGTGTGCCGATATTCCAAGACAAACACAACCGACCCTAACACATAATTCTTTACAAGAATAACGTTGTATACAGTTTTACAAAAACTAAATGTTTTAAGTATGATTTTAATTGCGTTGATCGATGTATTTGTGAGAATCTAAGAT
This genomic window contains:
- the LOC122599464 gene encoding transcription repressor OFP8-like, which codes for MENRFKLQISKILQSTFNSCRPKDTSDVSDHHSFIPETRRHRRLIDLFSPKPQPHSSSSIIPKPHLVQTQFPAIPDRRRQYSVSPASQFHEKTSKRDRKKKPHYRKRRNSASFSSITDNYYHSWWSSEDDDDNQSETKTTNTLFSRRSGSSDSGNVVALNGFAVAKDTNDPYEDFRVSMVDMIVEKGIFGVEELENLVECFISLNSEEHHKVIFEVFAEIWESMLLDLYNRGTQSQHKRGT